In the genome of Magnolia sinica isolate HGM2019 chromosome 2, MsV1, whole genome shotgun sequence, one region contains:
- the LOC131236652 gene encoding uncharacterized protein LOC131236652 isoform X2, with amino-acid sequence MAQTQIQSLMKGMVLRSFFKSFPSSTSNRIPKSLPTQIHFRGKSFSTCAGASSSSNSSTRDFLSLSDEQLMAQCDMDTFKASGPGGQHRNKRESAVRLKHTPTGIISQAVEDRSQHKNRASALARLRTLLALKVRNAIDLEEYKPPLELLQILPAKSTIRGSDVGPQIGPNNSKFALGMRALLDLIYAVDGSVADAAKHLGV; translated from the exons atggccCAAACTCAAATTCAATCCCTGATGAAAGGGATGGTTTTAAGGAGCTTCTTCAAGAGCTTTCCCTCTTCTACATCAAACAGAATACCGAAATCTCTTCCTACTCAAATCCACTTCCGAGGAAAGTCCTTCTCTACTTGTGCTGGTGCTAGTAGCAGCAGTAACAGCTCCACTAGAGATTTCCTGTCGTTATCGGACGAGCAGCTGATGGCCCAGTGCGACATGGACACCTTCAAGGCATCGGGTCCCGGCGGCCAGCACCGTAACAAGCGAGAGAGTGCCGTCCGCCTCAAGCACACCCCCACCGGAATCATCTCCCAg GCTGTGGAGGACCGGTCACAGCATAAGAATCGTGCGTCAGCCCTAGCTCGTTTACGCACTCTTTTGGCTCTTAAAG TCAGGAATGCGATAGACCTCGAAGAATACAAGCCTCCTCTGGAACTTCTTCAGATTCTTCCTGCAAAGTCGACGATTAGAGGGTCGGACGTCGGTCCCCAAATTGGACCCAATAACTCAAAGTTTGCATTG GGAATGAGAGCATTATTGGATCTGATTTATGCTGTTGATGGTTCTGTAGCAGATGCAGCAAAACATTTGGG GGTATGA
- the LOC131236652 gene encoding uncharacterized protein LOC131236652 isoform X3, which yields MAQTQIQSLMKGMVLRSFFKSFPSSTSNRIPKSLPTQIHFRGKSFSTCAGASSSSNSSTRDFLSLSDEQLMAQCDMDTFKASGPGGQHRNKRESAVRLKHTPTGIISQAVEDRSQHKNRASALARLRTLLALKVRNAIDLEEYKPPLELLQILPAKSTIRGSDVGPQIGPNNSKFALVKHRCSSTVDIIGRFSP from the exons atggccCAAACTCAAATTCAATCCCTGATGAAAGGGATGGTTTTAAGGAGCTTCTTCAAGAGCTTTCCCTCTTCTACATCAAACAGAATACCGAAATCTCTTCCTACTCAAATCCACTTCCGAGGAAAGTCCTTCTCTACTTGTGCTGGTGCTAGTAGCAGCAGTAACAGCTCCACTAGAGATTTCCTGTCGTTATCGGACGAGCAGCTGATGGCCCAGTGCGACATGGACACCTTCAAGGCATCGGGTCCCGGCGGCCAGCACCGTAACAAGCGAGAGAGTGCCGTCCGCCTCAAGCACACCCCCACCGGAATCATCTCCCAg GCTGTGGAGGACCGGTCACAGCATAAGAATCGTGCGTCAGCCCTAGCTCGTTTACGCACTCTTTTGGCTCTTAAAG TCAGGAATGCGATAGACCTCGAAGAATACAAGCCTCCTCTGGAACTTCTTCAGATTCTTCCTGCAAAGTCGACGATTAGAGGGTCGGACGTCGGTCCCCAAATTGGACCCAATAACTCAAAGTTTGCATTG GTTAAGCACAGGTGCTCTAGCACGGTTGATATTATCGGACGATTCTCTCCGTAA
- the LOC131236652 gene encoding uncharacterized protein LOC131236652 isoform X1, producing the protein MAQTQIQSLMKGMVLRSFFKSFPSSTSNRIPKSLPTQIHFRGKSFSTCAGASSSSNSSTRDFLSLSDEQLMAQCDMDTFKASGPGGQHRNKRESAVRLKHTPTGIISQAVEDRSQHKNRASALARLRTLLALKVRNAIDLEEYKPPLELLQILPAKSTIRGSDVGPQIGPNNSKFALGMRALLDLIYAVDGSVADAAKHLGLSTGALARLILSDDSLRKEVNELRTSKGMKPLK; encoded by the exons atggccCAAACTCAAATTCAATCCCTGATGAAAGGGATGGTTTTAAGGAGCTTCTTCAAGAGCTTTCCCTCTTCTACATCAAACAGAATACCGAAATCTCTTCCTACTCAAATCCACTTCCGAGGAAAGTCCTTCTCTACTTGTGCTGGTGCTAGTAGCAGCAGTAACAGCTCCACTAGAGATTTCCTGTCGTTATCGGACGAGCAGCTGATGGCCCAGTGCGACATGGACACCTTCAAGGCATCGGGTCCCGGCGGCCAGCACCGTAACAAGCGAGAGAGTGCCGTCCGCCTCAAGCACACCCCCACCGGAATCATCTCCCAg GCTGTGGAGGACCGGTCACAGCATAAGAATCGTGCGTCAGCCCTAGCTCGTTTACGCACTCTTTTGGCTCTTAAAG TCAGGAATGCGATAGACCTCGAAGAATACAAGCCTCCTCTGGAACTTCTTCAGATTCTTCCTGCAAAGTCGACGATTAGAGGGTCGGACGTCGGTCCCCAAATTGGACCCAATAACTCAAAGTTTGCATTG GGAATGAGAGCATTATTGGATCTGATTTATGCTGTTGATGGTTCTGTAGCAGATGCAGCAAAACATTTGGG GTTAAGCACAGGTGCTCTAGCACGGTTGATATTATCGGACGATTCTCTCCGTAAGGAAGTTAATGAGCTGAGGACATCTAAG GGTATGAAGCCACTCAAGTGA